One window of the Alphaproteobacteria bacterium genome contains the following:
- the ccoG gene encoding cytochrome c oxidase accessory protein CcoG: MTEATDKHDEILSRAEQKKTPLYADRVKVFPKAVSGRWRQIKWAALILLLTVYYVTPWLRWDRGPGVPDQAVLIDLGNRRAYYFFIEIWPQEVYYLTGILILAAVGLFLATSLFGRIWCGYACPQTAWTDLFMWVERLVEGDRSARIRLDKSPMSGAKLVKRAVKHGIWLLIALLTGGAWMMYFQDAPTFVAEFFTGQSSFTVYFFVGLFTATTYLLAGWAREQVCTYMCPWPRIQSALLDEESLVVTYRDWRGEPRGPHKKGQSWDGRGDCIDCKQCVAACPMGIDIRDGIQLECIGCGLCIDACDEIMDRVERPRGLIAFDTEKRMQAKHADPSCAGPRPRPVRPRTIVYVVVLAIVAAIMAVGLSGRSSEDMTVLHDRAPLFVTLSDGSVRNGYEIKVLNKTHEPRTYTLTVTGLADPRFQVVGMDGVMSAPVTLTAPADSVAEFQVYVSVAPDSIDGDTVPVTFVLTESETGETTSIDDVFRGP, encoded by the coding sequence ATGACCGAGGCGACGGACAAGCACGACGAGATCCTGTCGCGCGCCGAACAGAAGAAGACCCCGCTGTATGCGGACCGGGTCAAGGTCTTCCCGAAGGCCGTATCGGGCCGCTGGCGCCAGATCAAGTGGGCGGCGCTGATCCTGCTGCTGACGGTCTATTACGTGACGCCCTGGCTGCGCTGGGACCGCGGGCCGGGCGTGCCGGACCAGGCGGTGCTGATCGATCTCGGCAACCGGCGGGCGTACTACTTCTTCATCGAGATCTGGCCGCAGGAGGTCTACTACCTGACCGGCATCCTGATCCTGGCGGCGGTCGGGCTGTTCCTGGCGACCAGCCTGTTCGGGCGGATCTGGTGCGGCTATGCCTGCCCGCAGACGGCGTGGACCGACCTGTTCATGTGGGTGGAGCGCTTGGTCGAGGGCGACCGCAGCGCCCGCATCCGACTCGACAAGTCGCCGATGAGCGGCGCCAAGCTGGTCAAGCGCGCGGTCAAGCACGGCATCTGGCTGCTGATCGCGCTGCTGACCGGCGGCGCCTGGATGATGTACTTCCAGGACGCGCCCACTTTCGTCGCCGAGTTCTTCACCGGCCAGTCCAGCTTCACCGTCTATTTCTTCGTCGGGCTGTTCACCGCCACCACCTATCTGCTCGCCGGCTGGGCGCGCGAGCAGGTGTGCACCTACATGTGCCCGTGGCCGCGCATCCAGTCGGCGCTGCTGGACGAGGAAAGCCTGGTCGTCACCTATCGCGACTGGCGCGGCGAACCGCGCGGGCCGCACAAGAAGGGCCAGAGCTGGGACGGCCGCGGCGACTGCATCGACTGCAAGCAGTGCGTGGCGGCATGCCCGATGGGCATCGACATCCGCGACGGCATCCAGCTGGAGTGCATCGGCTGCGGCCTGTGCATCGATGCCTGCGACGAGATCATGGACCGGGTGGAGCGCCCGCGCGGCCTGATCGCCTTCGACACCGAGAAGCGCATGCAGGCAAAGCATGCCGATCCGAGCTGCGCCGGCCCGCGTCCGCGCCCGGTCCGCCCGCGCACCATCGTTTACGTTGTGGTGCTGGCGATCGTAGCGGCTATCATGGCCGTCGGGTTGTCCGGCCGGTCGAGCGAAGACATGACCGTGCTGCACGACCGGGCGCCGCTGTTCGTGACCCTGTCCGACGGCAGCGTGCGCAACGGCTACGAGATCAAGGTGCTGAACAAGACCCATGAGCCGCGTACCTATACGCTGACCGTGACCGGGCTGGCCGACCCGCGCTTCCAGGTGGTCGGGATGGACGGCGTGATGAGCGCGCCGGTCACGTTGACCGCGCCGGCGGATTCGGTCGCGGAGTTTCAGGTCTATGTCAGCGTCGCGCCCGACAGCATCGACGGCGACACCGTGCCGGTCACCTTCGTGCTGACCGAGAGCGAGACCGGCGAGACGACGAGCATCGACGATGTCTTCCGCGGACCCTAG
- the ccoP gene encoding cytochrome-c oxidase, cbb3-type subunit III, with protein sequence MSTKAEQDAAIAKQTTGHEWDGIREYDTPLPKWWVYVFYVTIVVAIAMFVLYPSVPGISGYYEGVLGRQERSVLDETLARAAERQAGNLSAIAASTPTEINADPQLREFAMVGGRTAFADNCAPCHGLGGGGQQGGYPVLVDDDWLWGGTMADIEHTIRVGIRGTDAQTRTSVMPAFGQLGMLDGAQIGDVADYVLSLSGQAHDTAAAERGAGIFAEQCAACHGADGAGMQSVGAPSLRDQIWLYGSDRASIMAQIDNPRLGVMPTWQGRLDDATIKMLTVYVHNSGGGQ encoded by the coding sequence ATGTCGACCAAAGCCGAACAGGACGCCGCGATCGCCAAGCAGACGACCGGCCATGAGTGGGACGGCATCCGCGAGTACGACACGCCGCTGCCGAAATGGTGGGTCTACGTGTTCTACGTGACCATCGTGGTCGCCATCGCGATGTTCGTGCTGTACCCGTCGGTACCGGGCATCAGCGGCTACTACGAGGGCGTGCTCGGCCGGCAGGAGCGGTCCGTCCTCGACGAGACCCTGGCCCGCGCGGCGGAACGGCAGGCCGGAAATCTGAGCGCCATCGCCGCGTCGACGCCGACCGAGATCAACGCCGACCCGCAGCTGCGCGAATTCGCCATGGTGGGCGGCCGCACCGCCTTCGCCGACAACTGCGCGCCGTGCCACGGGCTGGGCGGCGGCGGCCAGCAGGGCGGCTATCCCGTCCTGGTCGACGACGACTGGCTGTGGGGCGGCACGATGGCGGACATCGAGCACACCATCCGCGTCGGCATCCGCGGCACCGATGCGCAGACGCGGACGTCGGTGATGCCTGCATTCGGCCAGCTCGGCATGCTCGACGGCGCCCAGATCGGCGACGTCGCCGACTATGTGCTCAGCCTGTCCGGCCAAGCCCACGACACCGCGGCGGCGGAACGCGGCGCCGGCATCTTCGCGGAGCAGTGTGCCGCCTGCCACGGGGCGGACGGCGCCGGCATGCAGTCGGTCGGTGCGCCGTCGCTGCGCGACCAGATCTGGCTGTACGGCAGCGATCGTGCGTCGATCATGGCCCAGATCGACAATCCCCGCCTGGGCGTGATGCCGACCTGGCAGGGACGCCTGGACGACGCCACGATCAAGATGCTGACCGTCTACGTGCACAACAGCGGCGGCGGGCAGTGA
- a CDS encoding cbb3-type cytochrome c oxidase subunit 3 — protein MIQEIAELFRSLWVVWLGLLFIGIVAWALWPSNKARFEHASRIPLDDDEPQRGETAGTRRRGAGTHAGGKA, from the coding sequence ATGATTCAGGAGATCGCCGAGCTGTTCCGGTCGCTGTGGGTGGTGTGGCTGGGACTGCTGTTCATCGGGATCGTGGCGTGGGCGCTGTGGCCGAGCAACAAGGCCCGGTTCGAGCACGCCTCGCGAATCCCCCTCGACGACGACGAACCCCAGCGCGGCGAGACGGCGGGCACCCGCCGCCGCGGCGCAGGCACCCATGCCGGAGGCAAGGCCTGA
- the ccoO gene encoding cytochrome-c oxidase, cbb3-type subunit II — protein MALGLHQRAEKNVILLIVLVLITVAIGGIVEIVPLHTIKSTIEPVDGVRQYSPLEQLGRNIYVREGCYNCHSQMVRPFRDEVERYGHYSLAAESMFDHPFQWGSKRTGPDLARVGGKYSNDWHVLHLADPRAVVPQSIMPPYAFLLDEDLDYADVADHLAALSAVGVPYDEEMLAQAVADVVAQATPQSDTSGLLARYPRAAVGDFDGDPNRITAMDALVAYLQVLGRMVDFSNYTTEDLIQ, from the coding sequence ATGGCTTTGGGACTTCACCAACGCGCCGAGAAGAACGTCATCCTGCTGATCGTGCTGGTGCTGATCACGGTGGCGATCGGCGGCATCGTCGAGATCGTGCCGCTGCACACCATCAAGTCGACCATCGAGCCGGTCGACGGCGTGCGGCAATACTCGCCGCTGGAGCAGCTCGGCCGGAACATCTATGTCCGCGAGGGCTGCTACAACTGCCACAGCCAGATGGTGCGGCCGTTCCGCGACGAGGTCGAGCGCTACGGCCACTACAGCCTGGCGGCGGAGAGCATGTTCGACCACCCGTTCCAGTGGGGGTCGAAGCGCACGGGGCCGGACCTCGCCCGCGTCGGCGGCAAGTATTCCAACGACTGGCACGTGCTGCACCTGGCCGATCCGCGCGCCGTGGTGCCGCAGTCGATCATGCCGCCCTATGCGTTCCTGCTCGACGAGGATCTGGACTACGCCGACGTCGCCGACCACCTCGCCGCGCTCAGCGCGGTCGGCGTGCCCTACGACGAGGAGATGCTGGCGCAGGCCGTGGCCGACGTGGTCGCACAGGCCACGCCGCAATCCGACACCAGCGGCCTGTTGGCGCGCTATCCGCGCGCTGCGGTCGGCGACTTCGACGGCGACCCGAACCGGATCACCGCCATGGATGCGCTGGTCGCCTATCTGCAGGTGCTGGGCCGCATGGTCGACTTCAGCAACTACACCACTGAGGACCTGATCCAGTGA
- the ccoN gene encoding cytochrome-c oxidase, cbb3-type subunit I gives MDAVRMFTIAAVFWGVAAFLAGVFIALQLAFPILNLDLEYTTFGRLRPLHTSAAIFAFGGSVLFATSLYVVQRTCRARLFGGWAAGMFLFWGYQIFIVMAAVGYIMGVTQGKEYAEPEWYADLWLTIVWVVYLVVFVGTIMKRREPHIYVANWFYLAFIVTIAMLHLGNNLVVPVSIFGAKSYTLFAGVQDALTQWWYGHNAVGFFLTAGFLAIMYYFVPKRAERPIYSYRLSIIHFWALIFLYIWAGPHHLHYTALPDWAQTLGAAFSIMLWMPSWGGMINGLMTLSGAWDKLRTDPVLRILVVSVAFYGMSTFEGPLMSVRQVNALSHYTDWTIGHVHSGALGWVAFVSFGAIYYLVPRLWGRRELYSLKLVSLHFWIATIGIVLYITAMWVSGIMQGLMWRSYDSLGFLQYAFVETVDAMHPFYLIRALGGLLFLTGALVMVYNIYRTIRGDVREEAGHPALVRPAGLAPAE, from the coding sequence ATGGACGCGGTGCGGATGTTCACCATCGCGGCCGTGTTCTGGGGCGTCGCCGCGTTCCTCGCCGGCGTGTTCATCGCGCTCCAGCTCGCCTTTCCGATCCTGAACCTGGATCTGGAGTACACCACCTTCGGCCGGCTGCGGCCGCTGCACACCTCGGCGGCCATCTTCGCCTTCGGCGGCAGCGTCCTGTTCGCCACCTCGCTCTACGTGGTGCAGCGCACCTGCCGCGCCCGGCTGTTCGGCGGCTGGGCGGCCGGCATGTTCCTGTTCTGGGGCTACCAGATCTTCATCGTGATGGCCGCGGTCGGCTACATCATGGGCGTGACCCAGGGCAAGGAATATGCCGAGCCGGAGTGGTACGCGGACCTGTGGCTGACGATCGTCTGGGTGGTCTATCTGGTCGTGTTCGTCGGCACGATCATGAAGCGCCGCGAGCCCCACATCTACGTCGCCAACTGGTTCTACCTGGCCTTCATCGTCACCATCGCCATGCTGCACCTGGGCAACAATCTGGTGGTGCCGGTCAGCATCTTCGGCGCCAAGAGCTACACGCTGTTCGCCGGCGTGCAGGACGCGCTGACCCAGTGGTGGTACGGCCACAACGCGGTCGGCTTCTTCCTCACCGCCGGCTTCCTGGCCATCATGTACTACTTCGTGCCGAAGCGGGCAGAGCGGCCGATCTATTCCTACCGGCTGTCGATCATCCACTTCTGGGCGCTGATCTTCCTGTACATCTGGGCCGGCCCGCATCACCTGCACTACACCGCCCTGCCCGACTGGGCGCAGACGCTGGGCGCCGCCTTCTCGATCATGCTGTGGATGCCGTCCTGGGGCGGGATGATCAACGGCCTGATGACGCTGTCGGGCGCGTGGGACAAGCTCCGGACCGATCCGGTGCTGCGCATCCTGGTGGTCTCGGTCGCCTTCTACGGCATGAGCACCTTCGAGGGCCCGCTGATGTCGGTGCGCCAGGTCAACGCGCTCAGCCACTACACCGACTGGACCATCGGCCACGTGCATTCCGGCGCGCTCGGCTGGGTCGCCTTCGTCTCGTTCGGCGCGATCTACTACCTGGTGCCGCGGCTGTGGGGCCGGCGCGAGCTCTATTCGCTGAAGCTGGTCAGCCTGCACTTCTGGATCGCGACCATCGGCATCGTGCTCTACATCACCGCGATGTGGGTCTCGGGCATCATGCAGGGCCTGATGTGGCGGTCGTACGACAGCCTCGGCTTCCTGCAATACGCCTTCGTCGAGACGGTCGACGCGATGCACCCGTTCTACCTGATCCGCGCGCTGGGCGGGCTGCTGTTCCTCACCGGCGCCCTGGTCATGGTCTACAACATCTACCGTACGATCCGCGGCGACGTGCGCGAGGAGGCCGGGCACCCGGCCCTCGTCCGGCCCGCGGGTCTGGCGCCGGCGGAGTAA
- a CDS encoding DUF2189 domain-containing protein → MSAVDTAPAAATPRLRKIDMDKPWSWLAQGWRDLWAAPSVGLAYGLFFAVIGAALTWVVLDREVYYLTFPLMAGFLLVGPIAAAGLYEVSRRRLLGQSTTLGTALRAVGRNPVQIGLMGVVLLLVNIAWVRFAALLFMMFFSDEPPPVNPIGFLEMVVSIESLPFLIVGCGIGAVFAAIVFGLSVIAIPLLVDRPEATVFTAVTTSWMVAWRNKGTMALWAWLIVLFIGVGLATAFVGLIVTLPLIGHATWAAYKDSVEWSDSE, encoded by the coding sequence ATGAGCGCCGTGGATACCGCCCCTGCCGCCGCGACCCCGCGGCTGCGCAAGATCGACATGGACAAGCCGTGGTCGTGGCTGGCCCAGGGCTGGCGCGACCTGTGGGCCGCGCCGAGCGTCGGCCTCGCCTATGGCCTGTTCTTCGCCGTGATCGGCGCGGCGCTGACCTGGGTCGTGCTCGACCGCGAGGTCTACTACCTGACCTTCCCGCTGATGGCCGGCTTCCTGCTGGTCGGGCCGATCGCCGCTGCCGGCCTCTACGAGGTCAGCCGTCGGCGACTGTTGGGACAGAGCACCACGCTGGGCACCGCGCTGCGTGCGGTCGGGCGCAACCCGGTGCAGATCGGCCTGATGGGCGTGGTGCTGCTGCTGGTCAACATCGCCTGGGTGCGTTTCGCCGCGCTGCTGTTCATGATGTTCTTCAGCGACGAGCCGCCGCCGGTCAACCCGATCGGATTCCTGGAGATGGTGGTGTCGATCGAATCGCTGCCGTTCCTGATCGTCGGCTGCGGCATCGGCGCGGTGTTCGCGGCGATCGTGTTCGGTCTCAGCGTGATCGCGATCCCGCTGCTGGTCGACCGGCCCGAGGCCACGGTGTTCACCGCGGTCACCACCAGCTGGATGGTGGCGTGGCGCAACAAGGGCACCATGGCGCTGTGGGCCTGGCTGATCGTGCTGTTCATCGGCGTCGGCCTGGCCACGGCATTCGTCGGCCTGATCGTCACCCTGCCCCTGATCGGCCATGCCACCTGGGCCGCCTACAAAGACAGCGTCGAATGGAGCGACAGCGAATGA
- a CDS encoding XRE family transcriptional regulator, translating into MDSERQMIGKIGGRLRLARRLRGLKMKALADMVGCSESLLSKYENGKATPSLPMLHRLAHELGFNIGWMFDEDAAGSGIVFRAGERPIIALDPLRQGEGISLERVVPYDPSHLVQCNIHHIAAGGRSDAPISHDGEEVGYVIDGRVELEVDGQVYRLSAGDAFVFRSTLPHAYRNPWDAPASIFWVNTPPTF; encoded by the coding sequence ATGGACAGCGAAAGGCAGATGATCGGCAAGATCGGCGGCCGGCTGCGGCTGGCGCGCCGGCTGCGCGGGCTGAAGATGAAGGCGCTTGCCGACATGGTCGGCTGCTCGGAAAGCCTGCTGTCGAAATACGAGAACGGCAAGGCCACGCCGTCGCTGCCGATGCTGCATCGGCTGGCGCACGAACTGGGCTTCAACATCGGCTGGATGTTCGACGAGGACGCCGCCGGCTCCGGCATCGTGTTCCGCGCCGGCGAGCGGCCGATCATCGCGCTCGACCCGCTGCGCCAGGGCGAAGGCATCTCGCTGGAACGGGTCGTGCCTTACGATCCCAGCCACCTCGTCCAATGCAACATCCACCATATCGCTGCCGGCGGGCGCAGCGACGCACCGATCAGCCACGACGGCGAGGAGGTCGGCTACGTCATCGACGGGCGGGTCGAGCTGGAGGTCGACGGCCAGGTCTACCGGCTCAGCGCCGGCGACGCGTTCGTGTTCCGCTCCACCCTGCCGCACGCCTATCGCAACCCCTGGGACGCGCCGGCAAGCATCTTCTGGGTCAACACGCCGCCCACCTTCTGA
- a CDS encoding substrate-binding domain-containing protein, translated as MKFRTLAAAALAATALSGGLAAQASAETIALVTINQQALFFNQINDGATKAAEAAGVELVIFNANNEPSAQNDAMETYISQGVDAIIIVAIDVNGVKPAITQAKEAGIPVIAIDAQIPEGDNDSFIGVDNMQAGRDIGQHFVDYVAANMGGSATVGIVGALNSFIQNQRLDGFVEVVEASGADITFLDTVDGQNKQDVALTAAENLMTANPAMNAIYATGEPALIGAIAAVESQGMTDQVKVFGWDLTAQAVKGIDEGWVAAVVQQSPYGEGEAAVEAAMTLIGGGTVEPIVFIPIDIVTKDNVDQFRGMFE; from the coding sequence ATGAAGTTCCGGACACTGGCCGCCGCCGCGCTGGCCGCGACCGCGCTGAGCGGCGGTCTGGCCGCCCAGGCGTCGGCCGAGACGATTGCGCTGGTGACGATCAACCAGCAGGCGCTGTTCTTCAACCAGATCAATGACGGCGCCACCAAGGCGGCCGAGGCGGCCGGCGTCGAGCTGGTCATCTTCAACGCCAACAACGAGCCGTCGGCCCAGAACGACGCGATGGAGACCTATATCAGCCAGGGAGTCGACGCGATCATCATCGTGGCGATCGACGTCAACGGCGTGAAGCCGGCGATCACCCAGGCCAAGGAGGCCGGCATCCCGGTCATCGCCATCGACGCGCAGATCCCCGAAGGCGACAACGACAGCTTCATCGGCGTCGACAACATGCAGGCCGGCCGCGATATCGGCCAGCACTTCGTCGACTACGTCGCCGCGAACATGGGCGGCTCGGCCACCGTCGGCATCGTCGGTGCGCTCAACTCGTTCATCCAGAACCAGCGGCTCGACGGATTCGTCGAGGTGGTCGAGGCCTCCGGCGCCGACATCACCTTCCTCGACACGGTCGACGGCCAGAACAAGCAGGACGTTGCGCTGACCGCCGCGGAGAACCTGATGACCGCCAACCCCGCGATGAACGCGATCTACGCGACCGGCGAGCCGGCGCTGATCGGGGCGATCGCGGCGGTGGAGAGCCAGGGCATGACCGACCAGGTCAAGGTCTTCGGCTGGGACCTGACCGCCCAGGCGGTGAAGGGCATCGACGAGGGCTGGGTGGCCGCCGTCGTGCAGCAGAGCCCCTATGGCGAGGGCGAAGCGGCGGTCGAGGCCGCGATGACCCTGATCGGCGGCGGCACGGTCGAGCCGATCGTGTTCATCCCGATCGACATCGTCACCAAGGACAACGTGGACCAGTTCCGCGGCATGTTCGAATAG
- a CDS encoding ATP-binding cassette domain-containing protein encodes MSDDTVRVRMTGISKRYGAIQSLDRVDLELRAGEVLGLVGDNGAGKSTLSKVLSGAVIPDAGTIEIDGRQVRFASPADARRQRVEMVYQDLSLCDTVDVAGNLFLGREPRNALGLLDKRRMHQDARRMLEGLGISIPDTRLLVENLSGGQRQSIAIGRAASFEPAVLIMDEPTAALAVAEVEAVLDLIRRVSAKGVSVILITHRLQDLFLVCDRLMVMYEGRNVAERQVAETNIEEVVSLIVGRKFTARSAGMAR; translated from the coding sequence ATGAGCGACGACACCGTCCGCGTCCGCATGACCGGCATCAGCAAGCGCTATGGCGCGATCCAGTCGCTGGACCGGGTCGACCTGGAATTGCGCGCGGGCGAGGTGCTGGGCCTGGTCGGCGACAACGGCGCCGGCAAGTCGACGCTGAGCAAGGTGCTGTCCGGCGCGGTGATCCCCGACGCCGGCACCATCGAGATCGACGGCCGCCAGGTCCGCTTCGCCTCGCCCGCCGACGCCCGCCGCCAGCGGGTGGAGATGGTCTACCAGGACCTGTCGCTGTGCGACACCGTTGATGTCGCCGGCAACCTGTTCCTCGGCCGCGAGCCGCGCAACGCGCTCGGCCTGCTCGACAAGCGGCGCATGCACCAGGACGCCCGGCGCATGCTCGAGGGGCTCGGCATCTCGATCCCCGACACGCGGCTGCTGGTCGAGAACCTCAGCGGCGGCCAGCGGCAGAGCATCGCCATCGGCCGCGCTGCCTCGTTCGAGCCGGCGGTGCTGATCATGGACGAGCCGACGGCGGCCCTCGCGGTGGCCGAGGTCGAGGCTGTGCTCGACCTGATCCGTCGGGTCAGCGCCAAGGGCGTCAGCGTCATCCTGATCACCCACCGGCTGCAGGACCTGTTCCTGGTCTGCGACCGGCTGATGGTCATGTACGAGGGACGCAACGTCGCCGAGCGCCAGGTGGCGGAAACGAACATCGAGGAAGTGGTCAGCCTGATCGTCGGCCGCAAGTTCACCGCGCGCTCCGCGGGCATGGCGCGATGA
- a CDS encoding ABC transporter permease, with product MTLRDRLAANGGVASIAGFFLVVCVYFAVGTDGFLSENNLLNILRQSAPLLIVAAAMTFVITTAGIDLSVGSIVALIGSMTALLMQSGEEAWFEQGLDWPVVFVGMLALGGLLGALQGFFIAYEGIPAFIVTLAGLSVFRGVALLMTGGYSVPVDSESGFVFLGRGWFQGVPMPALIAIAVLAVAALVFNQTRFGRYVTGIGANAEAVRRAGVDIRRVTLACYVLAGIAAALAGLLLTARLGSGSSNAGLGFELEVIAAVVLGSTSLFGGRGTIVGTILGALTVAVIGNGLILSHLSPFLTPIVTGAIILIAIWLNFRLFSGRGRRR from the coding sequence ATGACCCTGCGCGACCGCCTGGCGGCCAACGGCGGCGTGGCGTCGATCGCCGGCTTCTTCCTGGTGGTCTGCGTGTATTTCGCCGTCGGCACCGACGGCTTCCTCAGCGAAAACAACCTGCTGAACATCCTGCGCCAGAGCGCGCCGCTGCTGATCGTCGCCGCGGCGATGACCTTCGTCATCACCACCGCCGGCATCGACCTGTCGGTCGGCTCGATCGTGGCGCTGATCGGCTCGATGACGGCGCTGCTGATGCAGTCCGGCGAGGAGGCGTGGTTCGAGCAGGGGCTGGACTGGCCGGTCGTCTTCGTAGGCATGCTGGCGCTGGGCGGCCTGCTCGGCGCGCTGCAGGGTTTCTTCATCGCCTACGAAGGCATACCGGCGTTCATCGTCACGCTCGCCGGGCTCAGCGTGTTCCGCGGTGTCGCGCTGCTGATGACCGGCGGCTACTCGGTGCCGGTCGACTCCGAGAGCGGTTTCGTCTTTCTCGGCCGCGGCTGGTTCCAGGGCGTGCCGATGCCGGCGTTGATCGCCATCGCGGTGCTCGCCGTCGCCGCGCTGGTGTTCAATCAGACCCGGTTCGGCCGCTATGTCACCGGGATCGGCGCCAATGCCGAGGCGGTGCGCCGGGCCGGCGTCGACATCCGCCGGGTCACGCTGGCCTGCTATGTTCTTGCCGGCATCGCCGCCGCGCTGGCCGGGCTGCTGCTGACCGCGCGGCTGGGCAGCGGCTCGTCCAACGCCGGGCTCGGCTTCGAGCTGGAGGTGATCGCCGCGGTCGTGCTGGGCTCGACCAGCCTGTTCGGCGGCCGCGGCACCATCGTCGGCACCATCCTGGGCGCGCTGACCGTCGCGGTGATCGGCAACGGGCTGATCCTGTCGCACCTGTCGCCGTTTCTCACCCCGATCGTCACCGGCGCCATCATCCTGATCGCGATCTGGCTCAACTTCCGGCTATTCTCGGGCCGAGGGAGGCGGCGATGA
- a CDS encoding phosphotriesterase-related protein: MTMVDPDGKVGVGSGHVMTVLGPLPVARMGVTLVHEHILLDAATSWRRPCCAGHLALAERPVSVEFLGELRMNPFLNRDNCVLSDVDAAIEELMAFADQGGATVIDPTNRGIGRDGPTLQRISRRTGLNIVMGAGFYLERSHPDYFAAMSEDDIADQIVADVGAGPDLPEVPAGLIGEIGVSKDFTAAEEKSLRGAAQAARRSGVPLSIHLPGWERLAHRVLDVVEAVGADLDHTILCHMNPSCADPAYQKSLADRGAWLEYDMIGMDYYYADQDAQCPSDEDNARAIRALIDDGYLRRLLISQDVFLKMMLTRHGGFGYGYILRHFVPRLRRHGVDRQAIDALLTGNPRRVFSADPDAD, translated from the coding sequence ATGACCATGGTGGACCCGGACGGCAAGGTCGGCGTCGGCTCCGGCCACGTGATGACCGTGCTCGGCCCGTTGCCGGTGGCGCGCATGGGCGTCACGCTTGTGCACGAACACATCCTGCTCGACGCGGCCACGTCGTGGCGCCGGCCCTGCTGCGCCGGCCACCTCGCGCTGGCCGAGCGCCCGGTTTCGGTCGAATTCCTCGGCGAGTTGCGGATGAATCCGTTTCTCAACCGCGACAACTGCGTGTTGTCCGACGTCGACGCCGCGATCGAGGAGCTGATGGCCTTTGCCGATCAGGGCGGCGCGACGGTGATCGATCCGACCAACCGCGGCATCGGCCGCGACGGTCCGACGCTGCAGCGGATCAGCCGGCGCACCGGGCTGAACATCGTGATGGGCGCCGGCTTCTACCTGGAGCGGTCGCACCCCGACTATTTCGCGGCGATGAGCGAGGACGACATCGCCGACCAGATCGTGGCCGACGTCGGCGCCGGCCCGGACCTGCCGGAGGTGCCGGCCGGCCTGATCGGCGAGATTGGCGTCAGCAAGGATTTCACCGCTGCCGAGGAGAAGTCGCTGCGCGGCGCCGCCCAGGCGGCCCGGCGCAGCGGCGTGCCGCTGTCGATCCACCTGCCGGGGTGGGAGCGGCTGGCCCACCGTGTCCTCGACGTGGTGGAGGCGGTCGGCGCCGACCTCGACCATACCATCCTCTGCCACATGAACCCGAGTTGCGCCGACCCGGCCTACCAGAAGAGCCTGGCCGACCGCGGCGCATGGCTGGAATACGACATGATCGGCATGGACTACTACTATGCCGACCAGGACGCCCAGTGCCCCAGCGACGAGGACAACGCCCGCGCCATCCGGGCGCTGATCGACGATGGCTATCTGCGCCGGCTGCTGATCTCGCAGGACGTGTTCCTGAAGATGATGCTCACCCGCCATGGCGGCTTCGGCTATGGCTACATCCTGCGCCACTTCGTGCCGCGGCTGCGGCGCCATGGCGTCGACCGGCAGGCGATCGACGCCCTGCTCACCGGCAACCCGCGCCGGGTGTTTTCCGCCGACCCCGACGCCGATTGA